The following nucleotide sequence is from Raphanus sativus cultivar WK10039 unplaced genomic scaffold, ASM80110v3 Scaffold4486, whole genome shotgun sequence.
CTCTCTTGTTGGTATAACCAGGATAATGACTAAGCTCGAACTTTGACTCCTTAACCAGCTTTAAACCTTCTGCTTTAGCTAGACTCTTTATCTCCCAATCGGAGAACGGATACGTTGTCTTGTGTGTGATATGAATCTCCCCGTTCTCTTCTAACATCTCCTTAGCGTTCTCAAGGAACCCCTGAACTAGCACTCGATGGCCCCTGACCCAAAACACCATTGTTTCATTACTACGTTGATCAAAATCacttacaccaaaactataaataaaaaaaacttaatgaagaaaacatatttatttactcGATGGCGTTAGAGGAAAATTCACGTCCGAAGAAACGAGACCCTGCGTGAGGGAAGTTGAATACAATGCGGTCATAGCGCCTCAGGCTCAGACAGTGGTCGAAGCTCATTGTGTGCACGTCAACCTCATGCTGGACATCGCACCCGAATCTCGTCAACATGCGTACGTTAACCATCGCATCCATATATTTTTTGCTCAATTCATCTACATATGTAACACTTTGATGATTAACGATGATCATGCTAGTGGggtgattatatatatgttcatatataaagttttgataAGTACCTTCTGAATCGAGTGAGGTCGCTGTGATGTTTGTGGCCGAGCCAAAAGCTGAAGCTAGACATAGTGAGAAAGAGAAGTCTCCTTCTCCGACGAGAAGGATTTTGTGTTTGCTACTGTAGTGTCTTATCCTTTTTTCTGAATCCTCCATTACTTACATCTGAAgactaaaaatttataaaccatgtttatatacacacacacacacacacatactcACAGTACAAAGGTTGCCTCAAAGTCATTTAATTTTCGGTTCGTTGTTTCTATTCTAAATGTGGCTTTTAGACTTCTGTGCCGCTGTGCGGGTTTGTATTTTCGAAGTTAACCACTTAACCTTTCATAAACCCTTCCCTTGTATAATTAATACCGTTTCACATTTATTTCTTCTTATAAATATGATCCTAAGTATGATTTGAATCATTAATATATGAAACAAGTTCTACAAAACATGACGTTTCATTTGATCAAGATTACggtatacattttttatttataaaaaggcatTTGTGACGGTATACATTACACTTGATTTATTTGTTATGCAAATGATgtctataatattatatactagGGAAATctcgccctacgggcgggatatgaTATTTTGTTCATATTATTTGTGAGGTTGTGTGTTAGTTGTCTGTACGAATTCCATATTTGATTGTGACATGATCTTCGTATCGGTATGCTGCAGCTGTAGGATTTACAATGCGGAGTTCTCATATTTGTGGAACTAAatg
It contains:
- the LOC130507417 gene encoding uncharacterized protein At4g26485-like produces the protein MDAMVNVRMLTRFGCDVQHEVDVHTMSFDHCLSLRRYDRIVFNFPHAGSRFFGREFSSNAIEGHRVLVQGFLENAKEMLEENGEIHITHKTTYPFSDWEIKSLAKAEGLKLVKESKFELSHYPGYTNKRGSGGRRSDDYFPVGECSTLMFIQKRKH